From the Leptospira sp. WS60.C2 genome, one window contains:
- a CDS encoding tetratricopeptide repeat protein, whose product MKKLLVTMIILALNFSVKASESSFLNDDVSSLIGQYDNETLAAISNELVKMANQEEGMGEFDLASTHYDRAIKIREAIGMGTHKSFASIQYLASQAYSKAGNFCEASSYAKKASDAFRTHGISKYEQKAEMEAKEFAKACRVVAAR is encoded by the coding sequence ATGAAAAAACTACTCGTTACCATGATCATCCTAGCACTCAACTTCTCTGTAAAGGCAAGTGAGTCTTCTTTTTTAAATGATGATGTGAGTTCCCTCATCGGACAATACGATAACGAAACCTTGGCTGCCATTTCCAATGAACTCGTAAAAATGGCAAATCAGGAAGAGGGAATGGGAGAGTTTGATCTCGCTTCCACTCACTATGACCGCGCCATTAAAATCCGCGAAGCCATTGGTATGGGAACACACAAAAGTTTTGCATCCATCCAATACCTTGCAAGCCAAGCCTACTCAAAAGCAGGCAACTTTTGTGAAGCATCTTCCTATGCCAAAAAAGCAAGTGATGCATTCAGAACTCATGGAATTTCAAAATACGAGCAAAAAGCTGAGATGGAAGCAAAGGAATTTGCAAAGGCTTGTCGAGTGGTGGCCGCACGATAA
- a CDS encoding MBOAT family protein, which translates to MLFNSIPYLILFALTYLIYWNIPQKGRKPLLVVSSLIFYAYFSFPFLFHFLLVILINYGFSEWMFRKKDKGEKHESILFTIVALNVINLAFFKYFYFITDSLFVLTGYPSFKEISGSWSIFLPLAISFYTFQIIAVQVDIHRGVIEKRMSALDYFLFILFFPQLIAGPIMRSQDFLPQLDNPTIDPDKMKKGIFLILGGLFKKVIIAENIAPIISPLYLDPAKYDSFSIFFSVLAFAIQVYCDFSGYTDMARGSANLLGYEIPENFQGPFFSQSFRELWSRWHITLSSWLRDYIYIPLGGSKGTIFRSNVNSFITMCLGGLWHGANWAFVLWGAYLGALIWIERSLYLHRGKKKFIPDHFPLASVVRTVVIFIIFSFSGVFFRAAARGAESLSVSYEIFKGVLTLRNTGDTLSRVDELPTFIALGLMFNWFQYSPFVYEKLKPLQNFLLPILSVVILLLLGIFGDGGQDFIYFQF; encoded by the coding sequence ATGTTATTCAATTCGATTCCGTATTTAATTTTATTTGCACTTACCTATTTAATCTATTGGAACATACCGCAGAAGGGACGAAAGCCCCTTCTCGTTGTCTCTTCTCTTATTTTTTATGCGTATTTCAGTTTTCCTTTTTTATTTCACTTCCTTCTCGTCATCCTCATCAATTATGGATTTAGCGAATGGATGTTTCGAAAAAAAGACAAGGGCGAAAAACACGAAAGCATTCTCTTTACCATTGTTGCTTTAAACGTTATTAACTTAGCGTTCTTTAAGTATTTCTACTTTATCACGGATTCCTTATTTGTGTTAACTGGGTATCCAAGTTTCAAAGAGATTTCTGGCTCATGGAGTATCTTTTTACCACTTGCGATTAGTTTTTACACCTTCCAAATCATCGCTGTGCAAGTGGACATTCACAGAGGCGTCATCGAAAAACGGATGTCCGCCTTGGACTATTTTTTGTTCATTCTATTTTTCCCTCAGTTGATTGCGGGACCCATTATGAGATCGCAAGATTTCCTTCCGCAGCTGGACAATCCAACGATTGATCCAGACAAAATGAAAAAGGGAATTTTTCTCATTTTGGGTGGATTGTTTAAGAAAGTCATCATCGCAGAAAACATAGCACCCATTATTTCCCCTCTGTATTTAGATCCCGCAAAATATGATAGTTTTTCGATCTTCTTCAGTGTTCTTGCATTTGCGATACAAGTGTATTGTGACTTTTCTGGATACACGGATATGGCAAGGGGATCTGCCAACTTACTTGGTTATGAGATTCCTGAAAACTTCCAAGGACCGTTTTTTTCTCAGTCCTTTCGTGAACTTTGGAGCCGTTGGCACATCACTTTATCCTCCTGGCTACGTGATTATATCTATATCCCGTTAGGTGGAAGTAAGGGAACCATTTTCCGTTCCAATGTCAATTCGTTCATTACCATGTGTCTTGGAGGTCTATGGCATGGAGCCAACTGGGCCTTTGTCCTTTGGGGAGCATATCTTGGTGCTCTCATTTGGATCGAGAGATCTTTGTATTTACACAGAGGAAAAAAGAAATTCATCCCAGATCATTTTCCTTTGGCGAGTGTCGTTCGTACCGTTGTCATTTTTATCATATTCTCTTTCTCTGGTGTGTTTTTTCGGGCAGCAGCGAGAGGGGCGGAATCTCTAAGCGTTTCGTATGAAATTTTTAAAGGAGTTTTGACTCTTAGAAATACAGGCGACACTCTCAGCCGTGTGGATGAACTTCCTACCTTCATTGCACTTGGACTCATGTTCAACTGGTTCCAATATTCTCCTTTTGTGTATGAGAAATTGAAACCCTTACAAAACTTTTTACTCCCCATACTTTCCGTTGTGATTTTACTTCTCTTAGGAATCTTCGGGGATGGCGGTCAAGATTTTATCTACTTCCAGTTCTAA
- the sppA gene encoding signal peptide peptidase SppA — protein MPLRKFGLIRFAVLLSILFTESCVIGNSMNLFPPTTKSEFEEKLIAGKDQEKIVIIPIEGMISDEGRESFFGPSSDSMVVRVKESLKRAERDPDVKGVILKINSPGGTVTASDIIYQEIRKFKERKGIPVFAGFMDTAASGAYYIAMATDSIGAHPTTVTGSVGVIMSGINVKEGLDKIGVKDQSFTSGPNKALGSPTTEMTAEQRKILQSIIDSLYARFFEVVKKGRPKVSEARLKEICDGRIFTAEQALKEGMIDFIGYFDNFVIELMKHSRYEGNPQGSPRIITYQRGKVPVENIYQATDSKGNPISLGIAEKILGTGTNAKFLYLWDI, from the coding sequence ATGCCTTTAAGAAAGTTTGGTCTTATTCGTTTCGCCGTTCTTCTTTCGATTCTTTTTACAGAATCCTGTGTCATTGGGAATAGTATGAATTTGTTCCCGCCTACAACCAAGTCTGAATTCGAAGAGAAACTCATTGCAGGAAAGGATCAAGAAAAAATCGTTATTATTCCTATCGAAGGGATGATTTCTGATGAAGGGAGAGAATCCTTTTTTGGACCTTCCTCTGATTCCATGGTCGTCCGAGTCAAAGAATCCCTCAAACGTGCCGAGAGAGACCCGGACGTCAAAGGTGTCATTCTTAAGATTAACTCTCCAGGTGGTACGGTGACTGCTAGTGACATCATCTACCAAGAAATCAGGAAGTTCAAAGAACGAAAAGGGATTCCTGTTTTTGCAGGATTTATGGACACGGCCGCGAGTGGTGCCTACTACATTGCCATGGCAACCGATTCAATCGGAGCTCACCCAACAACAGTTACAGGTTCGGTTGGTGTCATCATGTCAGGTATCAATGTCAAAGAAGGTTTAGATAAAATTGGTGTAAAAGACCAATCTTTTACCTCTGGACCGAACAAAGCTCTCGGTTCTCCTACAACGGAAATGACTGCTGAACAAAGAAAAATTTTACAATCTATCATTGATAGTTTGTATGCTCGTTTTTTCGAAGTGGTGAAAAAAGGTCGTCCGAAAGTTTCGGAAGCCCGACTCAAAGAGATTTGTGATGGAAGGATTTTCACAGCAGAACAGGCATTAAAAGAAGGGATGATTGATTTTATCGGTTACTTTGACAACTTTGTGATCGAACTCATGAAACATTCCCGATATGAAGGAAACCCACAAGGTTCTCCACGTATCATCACCTACCAAAGAGGAAAGGTTCCTGTTGAAAATATCTACCAAGCAACTGATTCCAAAGGGAATCCCATCTCATTAGGGATCGCAGAGAAAATTCTTGGAACAGGCACAAATGCTAAGTTCCTTTATCTTTGGGATATCTAA
- a CDS encoding aldose 1-epimerase: MHLLKTKFSSFGTAPTGGGQWIHLHLQSPVDGSVISVVAGHKAPDPFFASGSFLMFPWVNRLEPNPWAREPFYPSVHWLTDGNGIPLHGLFHNLPRIILEENQGDLESIVKFSMEIPQTWKGTLLSQIQVTEIYQLFPSELKIIYELKNHSEVEFPFALGIHPYFRWNEEESIDDLFLIGSGFYQIKLGDYLLPERVLDDQLLLSGEVPLLGKNLDDLYVSKETEEAYIGLFSMNKKEKLLMTGGNFYQVYTPQDRKSIAIEPMTSTGNFLHFPGANPNLIRPQSEKKIEFSIRLDQF, translated from the coding sequence TTGCACCTACTAAAAACAAAATTCTCCAGTTTTGGGACAGCACCCACTGGAGGTGGGCAGTGGATTCATTTGCACCTACAGTCGCCCGTTGACGGTTCCGTGATTTCAGTCGTAGCAGGACACAAGGCCCCCGATCCATTTTTTGCTTCTGGTTCTTTTTTAATGTTTCCTTGGGTGAATCGATTGGAGCCGAATCCTTGGGCAAGGGAGCCGTTTTACCCGAGTGTCCATTGGCTGACAGATGGAAATGGAATTCCTCTCCATGGACTCTTCCACAATCTCCCAAGGATCATCCTAGAAGAAAATCAGGGGGATTTGGAATCCATCGTCAAATTTTCCATGGAAATTCCGCAAACCTGGAAAGGGACCTTACTTTCTCAAATCCAAGTCACGGAAATTTACCAACTGTTTCCTTCTGAATTGAAAATCATTTATGAACTGAAGAATCACTCGGAGGTGGAATTCCCCTTTGCTCTCGGGATCCACCCTTATTTTCGCTGGAATGAGGAAGAGTCGATTGATGATCTTTTTCTGATAGGATCAGGATTTTACCAAATTAAACTCGGAGATTATCTTTTGCCGGAACGAGTGTTAGATGATCAGCTATTGCTGAGCGGGGAAGTGCCACTCCTCGGAAAAAATTTGGATGATCTATATGTTTCCAAGGAAACGGAAGAGGCCTACATCGGACTTTTCTCCATGAATAAAAAAGAAAAACTCCTGATGACAGGTGGGAACTTTTATCAAGTCTACACACCGCAAGACCGGAAGTCAATTGCCATTGAACCGATGACGAGTACGGGAAATTTTTTACATTTCCCTGGTGCTAATCCTAATCTAATTCGGCCACAGTCTGAAAAAAAAATCGAATTTTCGATCCGTTTGGATCAATTCTAA
- a CDS encoding LOG family protein: MNHLAFENQSFLWGNEAGPIRILSEYLHPKAEFLEHGITDTIVVFGSARIPSPEKKDPNSSSPLSLLSQYYEEAREFSRLISEWADVLKRDVPDRNLHICTGGGPGIMEAGNRGAKDAGSKSVALNIVLPHEQHPNPYVNPELTFEFHYFFMRKLWFMKTCRGMIAFPGGFGTFDELFETLTLVQTGKKSRIPILLYGTKFWTEVINFKKLADMQLISEEDLHLFGFADSPVEALRFFQEKIRFELTHSEGTKT, encoded by the coding sequence ATGAATCATTTAGCCTTTGAGAATCAAAGTTTTTTATGGGGAAATGAGGCAGGCCCCATTCGCATCCTTTCGGAATACCTTCACCCGAAAGCGGAATTCCTGGAACATGGGATCACAGATACGATTGTTGTTTTTGGATCCGCACGGATTCCGTCCCCAGAAAAAAAGGATCCCAATTCCAGTTCTCCTCTCTCCTTGTTAAGCCAGTACTATGAAGAAGCCAGAGAATTTTCCAGGCTCATTAGTGAATGGGCGGATGTTTTAAAACGGGATGTCCCTGATCGAAACCTTCACATTTGTACGGGTGGGGGACCTGGGATCATGGAAGCAGGAAACCGCGGTGCGAAGGATGCTGGTTCGAAATCGGTAGCTCTCAACATCGTCCTTCCTCACGAACAACACCCCAACCCTTATGTAAACCCTGAGCTTACCTTCGAGTTTCATTATTTCTTTATGCGTAAACTTTGGTTTATGAAAACTTGCCGGGGAATGATTGCGTTTCCAGGTGGGTTTGGAACGTTTGATGAACTGTTTGAAACCCTAACTCTTGTCCAAACTGGGAAAAAGAGTAGAATCCCAATCCTTTTGTATGGGACAAAGTTTTGGACCGAAGTGATCAATTTCAAAAAATTGGCAGACATGCAGCTGATTTCAGAGGAAGACCTTCATTTGTTTGGATTTGCTGACAGTCCCGTGGAGGCACTTCGATTCTTTCAGGAAAAGATTCGTTTCGAATTGACCCATTCTGAGGGTACAAAAACATAG
- the rpmB gene encoding 50S ribosomal protein L28, translated as MARTCVVTGKGTTAGNNVSHSHKKNRRIWKVNVITKKIFLEDENRWVRVKISTRALRTLRKKGLKVAIKDHGGDLSAITPKKYVGITPKAQTAPTA; from the coding sequence ATGGCTAGAACATGTGTAGTAACCGGAAAAGGAACAACGGCAGGGAACAACGTATCCCATTCTCATAAAAAGAATCGCCGTATCTGGAAGGTGAATGTCATCACAAAAAAAATCTTCTTGGAAGACGAGAACCGTTGGGTTCGCGTTAAGATTTCTACACGTGCTTTAAGAACCCTTCGTAAAAAAGGTTTGAAAGTGGCAATCAAAGACCACGGCGGTGATCTTTCCGCAATCACTCCTAAAAAATACGTAGGAATCACTCCAAAAGCACAAACTGCACCGACAGCTTAA
- the nth gene encoding endonuclease III, producing the protein MKRSKKTPNITEVYRLLEAEFGAIETPLTYTKPYELAIAVILSAQCTDERVNQVTPELFRTFPTLESFAKAPLSAIEKKIFSTGFYKNKAKSIQGFAWMVLERFGGELPKSMEEAIQLPGFGRKTANVVLAEIYGVVEGFVVDTHVKRLTKRLGFTKKTDPVQIEREMMKITPKEMCRNLSLYLIFLGRKYCQARRTFCSDCPLSSLCPSYSESVS; encoded by the coding sequence TTGAAACGATCCAAAAAAACACCTAATATCACCGAAGTTTACCGTCTTCTAGAGGCGGAATTCGGTGCTATAGAAACTCCCCTCACATATACAAAACCATACGAGCTTGCGATCGCTGTGATTCTTAGTGCACAGTGTACGGATGAACGTGTAAACCAAGTGACACCTGAACTGTTCCGCACCTTCCCCACACTTGAGTCCTTCGCAAAAGCGCCACTCTCCGCCATTGAGAAAAAAATCTTTTCCACTGGGTTTTATAAAAACAAAGCCAAAAGTATCCAAGGTTTTGCATGGATGGTGTTAGAAAGATTTGGTGGGGAACTGCCCAAGTCCATGGAAGAAGCAATCCAACTCCCTGGATTTGGAAGAAAAACTGCCAATGTGGTGCTTGCCGAAATCTACGGTGTGGTGGAGGGGTTTGTCGTCGATACCCATGTGAAACGGCTTACCAAACGACTTGGGTTCACCAAAAAAACAGATCCCGTACAAATTGAACGAGAGATGATGAAAATCACTCCTAAGGAAATGTGCCGAAACCTATCTCTTTACCTAATATTTCTCGGTCGTAAGTATTGTCAGGCACGCCGGACGTTTTGTTCGGATTGTCCTCTTTCTTCCCTATGTCCTTCTTATTCAGAGTCGGTTTCATAA
- a CDS encoding UbiA-like polyprenyltransferase, giving the protein MNFFKNLFLYAKMVKFSHTLFALPFAGISFVLAYLESNLDTGDLLRIGALILVCMVSARSAAMGFNRYVDSEIDEKNPRTQNREIPAGKISKLSALLFIGLSSFIFIFASFFVNKLAFLLSFPALFILFLYSLTKRFTLFCHLVLGFAISLAPLGAWIAITETISLVPILFSLGLLFHISAFDVLYAIQDMDFDKKENLHSIPAKLGEGKSRFIAVILHTLSFVFFILAGVSAELGLMYFFILSVIGILVLYEHKISYQYKSKDLPLIFYQINSWISVVLFLAILFDKWNEFLLKISSGISFR; this is encoded by the coding sequence ATGAACTTCTTCAAAAATCTATTTCTTTACGCTAAAATGGTTAAATTTTCCCACACACTCTTCGCTTTGCCCTTTGCTGGGATTAGCTTTGTCCTAGCATACCTCGAGTCCAATCTGGATACGGGAGACCTTCTGCGGATTGGAGCACTGATTCTTGTATGTATGGTGAGCGCTCGCAGTGCTGCCATGGGTTTTAATCGTTACGTCGACTCAGAGATTGATGAAAAAAACCCACGGACGCAAAATCGGGAAATTCCTGCTGGGAAAATATCCAAACTTTCGGCTCTTCTCTTTATTGGCTTGTCTTCCTTTATTTTTATCTTTGCTAGTTTCTTTGTGAACAAACTCGCCTTTCTCCTGTCCTTTCCTGCGCTCTTCATTCTCTTTTTGTATTCTTTGACAAAACGATTCACTCTATTTTGCCATTTGGTTTTGGGATTTGCCATCTCTCTTGCACCACTCGGTGCTTGGATTGCCATCACCGAAACCATCAGTCTTGTTCCAATCTTATTTTCCTTGGGTTTGCTCTTCCATATCTCCGCCTTTGATGTGTTATATGCTATTCAAGATATGGATTTTGACAAAAAGGAAAACCTTCACAGCATTCCCGCAAAACTGGGAGAAGGTAAGTCTCGTTTCATCGCAGTGATATTACATACTTTGTCTTTCGTATTTTTCATTCTTGCGGGAGTGAGCGCGGAACTCGGCCTTATGTATTTTTTCATCTTGTCTGTGATTGGAATTTTAGTATTGTATGAACACAAAATTTCTTACCAATACAAATCAAAAGACTTACCTCTTATTTTTTACCAAATCAATTCGTGGATCAGCGTAGTCTTGTTTTTAGCCATTCTCTTTGATAAATGGAACGAGTTTTTACTAAAGATTTCTTCAGGAATTAGTTTTCGATGA
- a CDS encoding UbiX family flavin prenyltransferase, which translates to MKLVVGLAGASGSMYAARFLKALSEIEGETYITASPASLRIFSEEYETTVKTTEDILSFVEETWKVKPKHKFHVRNFFDIGSDIASGSNVWDAMVVVPCSMKTVASMSAGLTENLIERAADVTLKERRRLIVVPRETPYNRIHLRNLLSLDEAGAIILPASPGFYQMPKTLDDLGDFIAGRIFNLLGLQNTLFPKWEG; encoded by the coding sequence ATGAAACTCGTTGTCGGTCTTGCGGGTGCCAGTGGTAGTATGTATGCCGCAAGATTTTTAAAAGCATTATCTGAAATCGAAGGGGAAACCTATATCACGGCAAGCCCAGCTTCGCTTCGTATCTTTTCGGAAGAATATGAAACCACTGTCAAAACCACAGAGGACATTTTATCTTTTGTAGAAGAGACATGGAAGGTAAAACCCAAACACAAATTTCATGTACGTAATTTTTTTGATATAGGGTCTGACATTGCCAGTGGTTCCAATGTATGGGATGCCATGGTTGTGGTTCCCTGTAGTATGAAAACCGTGGCGTCGATGTCTGCGGGGCTTACGGAAAATTTAATTGAACGTGCGGCTGATGTGACTTTGAAAGAAAGACGAAGGTTAATTGTGGTTCCTAGAGAAACACCATACAACCGCATCCACCTTCGCAATCTACTGAGTTTGGATGAGGCAGGGGCCATCATCCTACCCGCCTCTCCTGGGTTTTACCAAATGCCAAAAACATTGGATGACCTGGGTGATTTTATTGCGGGAAGGATTTTTAATTTACTCGGTCTGCAAAATACTCTTTTCCCTAAGTGGGAGGGGTAA
- a CDS encoding acyl-CoA thioesterase, with protein sequence MVETIQNKLRDMELVTQHLVQPDDLNYHNNLFGGKMLSWIDEGMAMYVMNKIRYTNIVTMSMDNVVFRSPARAGDIIQIYGKIVKYGKSSITSRTLAITNHPQTGKMAAVIESDITYVCLGENGKPTAYFRNFTPPT encoded by the coding sequence ATGGTCGAGACAATTCAGAACAAACTCCGGGATATGGAACTTGTCACCCAACACTTGGTCCAACCAGACGATTTAAACTACCACAACAATCTTTTTGGAGGGAAAATGCTCTCCTGGATTGATGAGGGAATGGCAATGTATGTCATGAATAAAATTCGGTATACCAACATTGTGACCATGAGTATGGACAATGTGGTGTTTCGTTCCCCTGCTCGTGCTGGTGACATCATCCAGATTTATGGAAAGATTGTGAAGTATGGAAAATCCTCCATCACTTCCAGAACCCTTGCGATCACAAACCACCCTCAAACGGGTAAGATGGCCGCAGTGATTGAAAGTGACATCACCTATGTTTGCTTAGGTGAGAATGGGAAACCAACCGCGTATTTTAGAAACTTTACCCCTCCCACTTAG
- the pyrB gene encoding aspartate carbamoyltransferase, whose product MYEYSHKNILDTLQFSKEDLNFLIEKTNRMSALHESGKAFGILHGKLLASLFFEASTRTRMSFEAAMERLGGRLISTVGFQFSSISKGETLYDTMKMIEAYVDIAVIRHPVEGSSRIAAGAVNIPVINAGDGAGQHPTQALLDLYTIVSEKGKIDGLNIAFIGDLKYGRTIHSLINLLRHYPVHLYLISPEELKLPEKYKKNLEGFPMTWEETTDIKAIWDADVAYVTRIQEERFPDHREYEKLKDIYKVNKELVLASKKDTTILHPLPRVNELSTDVDDLPNAAYFRQAKYGVVVRMVLLCLSLGVNFD is encoded by the coding sequence ATGTACGAATACTCCCACAAAAACATTCTAGATACCTTACAATTTTCCAAAGAAGACCTCAATTTCCTAATCGAAAAGACAAACCGTATGAGTGCCTTGCATGAATCTGGAAAGGCTTTCGGGATCCTACACGGAAAACTTCTGGCATCCTTGTTTTTTGAGGCAAGTACCCGCACTCGGATGAGTTTTGAGGCGGCCATGGAACGACTAGGGGGGAGACTTATCTCCACAGTGGGATTTCAATTTTCCTCCATTTCGAAGGGGGAAACCTTATACGACACCATGAAGATGATTGAGGCCTACGTGGACATCGCTGTGATTCGACATCCTGTGGAAGGTTCCTCAAGGATTGCCGCAGGAGCAGTGAACATTCCTGTGATCAATGCTGGTGACGGAGCAGGCCAACACCCGACCCAGGCACTTCTCGATTTATATACAATTGTCTCAGAGAAAGGAAAAATTGATGGTTTGAACATCGCGTTTATCGGGGACCTCAAGTATGGGCGAACCATCCACTCCCTCATCAATTTACTTCGTCATTATCCCGTTCACTTGTATCTCATTAGCCCGGAAGAATTAAAACTTCCTGAAAAGTACAAAAAGAACTTAGAAGGTTTCCCTATGACTTGGGAAGAAACCACGGACATCAAAGCCATCTGGGATGCGGATGTTGCCTACGTGACGCGAATCCAAGAAGAAAGGTTTCCTGATCACAGAGAGTATGAAAAACTCAAAGACATCTACAAAGTGAATAAGGAACTTGTGCTTGCTTCCAAAAAAGATACAACCATTCTCCATCCACTCCCACGTGTGAATGAACTTTCCACAGATGTGGATGATTTACCAAATGCCGCATACTTCCGTCAGGCGAAGTATGGTGTTGTGGTTCGGATGGTTTTACTTTGTCTAAGTCTCGGAGTTAATTTTGACTAA
- a CDS encoding DUF2203 domain-containing protein gives MTKKIWTLEEAREVLPLVRDITREYYLKASVLADDVRNKMLPENILESKEEEIGDIIKHWTNEILNLKIDVKGLWLVDFDHGNGFYCWTWGEEDVLYEHGYHEGFRSRKLIEENKEENDSD, from the coding sequence TTGACTAAAAAGATTTGGACATTGGAAGAGGCAAGGGAAGTCCTACCTCTTGTCAGAGACATCACAAGAGAATATTATCTCAAAGCAAGTGTACTTGCTGATGATGTGCGAAACAAAATGTTACCAGAAAATATTTTGGAATCCAAAGAGGAAGAAATTGGAGACATCATCAAACATTGGACAAACGAAATCTTAAATTTGAAAATTGATGTCAAAGGATTGTGGCTCGTAGACTTCGATCATGGCAATGGCTTTTACTGTTGGACATGGGGCGAAGAAGATGTGTTATACGAACATGGTTATCATGAAGGATTTAGATCGAGAAAACTCATAGAGGAAAATAAAGAAGAAAATGACTCAGATTAA
- a CDS encoding LL-diaminopimelate aminotransferase → MTQINENYLKLKAGYLFPEIGRRVKAYSEANQNAKIIRLGIGDVTLPLAPTIVNAMVDAAKEMGRADGFHGYGPEQGYSFLIQKIIAHDYTARGVQIAEDEVFVSDGSKCDCGNIQEIFSLDSKIAVVDPVYPVYVDTNVMAGRTGEVGPDGRYANIVYMPATEENNFEPDFPKEKADIIYLCYPNNPTGMVATKARLTEWVNYAKKMGSIILFDSAYESFIQDPEIPKSIYEIPGAKEVAMEFRSFSKTAGFTGTRCAYLVIPKDLKGKTKAGEEVSFNSLWNRRHTTKFNGVSYVTQKGAEAVFSPQGQVEIKEQISYYMENAKLIREGLTKAGYKVFGGTNAPYIWLKTPRGLKSWEFFDELLGKAQVVGTPGSGFGPAGEGYFRLSAFGKREDVFSAIERIQKM, encoded by the coding sequence ATGACTCAGATTAATGAAAACTATTTAAAATTAAAAGCGGGATATCTATTCCCTGAGATTGGAAGACGGGTAAAGGCTTATTCCGAAGCCAACCAAAATGCAAAAATCATTCGTCTTGGTATCGGAGACGTAACTCTCCCTCTTGCACCCACAATTGTGAATGCAATGGTAGACGCTGCAAAAGAAATGGGAAGAGCAGATGGATTCCATGGGTATGGACCAGAACAAGGGTATTCCTTTCTCATCCAAAAAATCATTGCCCATGATTACACGGCACGTGGTGTCCAAATCGCAGAAGATGAAGTGTTTGTTTCTGATGGATCCAAATGTGATTGTGGAAACATCCAAGAAATTTTTTCTCTCGATAGTAAAATTGCCGTCGTAGATCCAGTTTATCCAGTGTATGTGGATACAAACGTGATGGCAGGGAGAACTGGTGAAGTAGGACCTGATGGACGTTATGCGAATATCGTATATATGCCTGCCACTGAGGAAAATAATTTTGAGCCTGATTTTCCAAAGGAAAAAGCCGATATCATTTATCTTTGTTATCCGAACAATCCTACAGGGATGGTGGCAACCAAAGCACGTCTTACTGAATGGGTGAACTATGCGAAAAAAATGGGAAGTATCATTCTTTTTGATTCTGCCTATGAATCGTTTATCCAAGACCCAGAAATTCCAAAATCCATTTATGAAATCCCGGGAGCCAAAGAAGTGGCCATGGAATTTCGTTCTTTTTCCAAAACAGCAGGTTTTACGGGAACACGTTGTGCCTACCTCGTGATTCCAAAAGACCTAAAAGGAAAAACCAAAGCGGGAGAAGAGGTGAGTTTTAATTCCCTTTGGAACAGACGACACACAACCAAATTCAATGGTGTTTCGTATGTCACACAAAAAGGAGCAGAGGCTGTTTTTTCACCACAAGGCCAAGTGGAGATCAAAGAACAAATTTCTTACTACATGGAAAATGCGAAACTCATCCGCGAAGGACTAACAAAAGCGGGATACAAAGTGTTTGGCGGAACCAACGCTCCTTACATTTGGTTAAAAACCCCAAGAGGTCTCAAATCCTGGGAATTTTTTGACGAACTTTTAGGAAAGGCACAAGTGGTGGGAACACCTGGTTCGGGATTTGGACCGGCGGGCGAAGGGTATTTTCGACTTTCTGCCTTTGGAAAACGAGAAGATGTCTTTTCTGCCATCGAACGCATCCAAAAAATGTAA